In the genome of Halapricum salinum, one region contains:
- a CDS encoding [LysW]-lysine hydrolase, whose translation MSTTIPTTTVPTDEARQLLVDLVETPSVTPEEEDAGEVLVQFFAAHDREVWVDDVGNVRAPADDGALLTSHIDTVPGDIPVRVERLPREDARFGGEPTDEDTSEEVDVLWGRGSVDAKGPLAAMAVVAVETGASFVGVVGEEVDSRGALHLVDDRDSEPDAVINGEPSGWEGITLGYRGLLGGNYVATSESGHSSRPDDNAIQDAINWWNRVEEEFEPDDWVPVFERVTPKPTSIDGGVSEDGLSVETTMRLQLRVPPEYTTEEIREITDGHLENGTVHWDDQVEPVMMSPRTAPGRAFRAAIRKRGGDPRLLRKTGTSDMNVYAKVWDCPMVTYGPGDSDLDHAPNEHLPLEEYDHSVAVLRDATETLLED comes from the coding sequence ATGAGCACCACGATCCCCACCACGACCGTTCCGACCGACGAGGCCCGACAGTTGCTCGTGGACCTCGTCGAGACGCCCTCGGTAACTCCGGAAGAAGAAGACGCCGGCGAGGTACTCGTCCAGTTCTTCGCGGCCCACGACCGGGAGGTCTGGGTCGACGACGTCGGCAACGTCCGCGCGCCCGCCGACGACGGGGCACTGCTGACGAGCCACATCGACACGGTCCCGGGCGACATCCCGGTCCGGGTCGAACGGCTGCCCCGGGAGGACGCCCGTTTCGGTGGCGAACCCACCGACGAGGATACGAGCGAGGAGGTAGACGTGCTGTGGGGACGGGGCAGCGTCGACGCCAAGGGGCCGCTGGCGGCGATGGCCGTCGTCGCCGTCGAGACGGGGGCCTCCTTCGTCGGCGTCGTCGGCGAGGAGGTCGACTCCCGCGGCGCGCTCCACCTCGTCGACGACCGCGACTCGGAACCGGACGCCGTGATCAACGGCGAACCCTCGGGCTGGGAGGGGATCACGCTGGGCTACCGTGGCCTGCTGGGTGGCAACTACGTCGCCACCTCCGAGTCGGGCCACTCCTCGCGACCGGACGACAACGCGATCCAGGACGCGATCAACTGGTGGAACCGGGTCGAAGAGGAGTTCGAACCGGACGATTGGGTCCCCGTCTTCGAGCGCGTGACGCCCAAACCCACAAGTATCGACGGCGGGGTCTCCGAAGACGGCCTCTCCGTCGAGACGACGATGCGACTCCAGCTCCGGGTCCCGCCCGAGTATACCACCGAGGAGATCCGCGAAATCACCGACGGCCACCTCGAAAACGGAACTGTGCACTGGGACGACCAGGTCGAACCGGTGATGATGAGCCCCCGAACTGCACCGGGCCGGGCCTTCCGGGCGGCGATCCGCAAGCGCGGGGGCGACCCGCGACTGCTCCGCAAGACCGGCACCAGCGACATGAACGTCTACGCGAAGGTCTGGGACTGCCCGATGGTCACCTACGGTCCGGGCGACTCGGACCTCGATCACGCCCCGAACGAACACCTTCCCCTGGAGGAGTACGACCACTCGGTGGCGGTCCTGCGCGACGCCACCGAGACGCTACTGGAGGACTGA
- a CDS encoding aspartate aminotransferase family protein, producing the protein MTGFVFNEKPIQIERGDGSFVYDDSGTEYLDMGASYACVPLGHSHPAVHEAVTEQFEKLTYVQASYPNAERTALYELLAETAPGDLDNTWLCNSGTEANEAALKFARSATGNSKIVATMQGFHGRTMGALATTWKDKYKKPYEPLIGDVEFVPYDNAEALDEAVDEDTAAFIVEPVQGEGGINPASHDYLQAAREITEDAGAALVFDEVQTGMGRTGSLWACEQAGVVPDMLTSAKGLGNGFPVGATLVRDWVAENYGSHASTFSGGPVISAAAGATVSTMVEEEIPAHAGEVGDYLVNELEATLGEEVRDVRGEGLMIGVEVKRGANRYLKNLAMKHQILALPAGRTVIRLLPPLTITESEADQVVDALEDLLTE; encoded by the coding sequence ATGACCGGATTCGTCTTCAACGAAAAGCCGATCCAGATCGAACGCGGCGACGGGAGTTTCGTCTACGACGACTCGGGCACCGAGTACCTCGACATGGGCGCGTCCTACGCCTGCGTCCCGCTGGGTCACAGCCACCCCGCTGTACACGAGGCGGTCACCGAGCAGTTCGAGAAACTGACCTACGTCCAGGCATCCTACCCCAACGCCGAGCGCACGGCGCTGTACGAACTGTTGGCCGAGACCGCGCCTGGCGACCTCGACAACACCTGGCTCTGTAACTCGGGCACCGAGGCCAACGAAGCGGCCCTCAAATTCGCCCGGAGCGCCACCGGCAACTCGAAGATCGTCGCGACGATGCAGGGGTTCCACGGGCGGACGATGGGAGCACTCGCGACGACCTGGAAAGACAAGTACAAGAAGCCCTACGAGCCGCTGATCGGCGACGTGGAGTTCGTCCCCTACGACAACGCCGAAGCACTCGACGAGGCCGTCGACGAGGACACCGCCGCCTTCATCGTCGAACCGGTCCAGGGCGAGGGCGGGATCAACCCCGCTTCTCACGACTACCTCCAGGCCGCCCGCGAGATCACCGAAGACGCCGGTGCAGCCCTCGTTTTCGACGAGGTCCAGACCGGCATGGGTCGTACGGGGTCGCTGTGGGCCTGCGAACAGGCCGGCGTCGTCCCGGACATGCTCACCTCCGCGAAAGGTCTGGGCAATGGTTTCCCGGTCGGCGCGACCCTCGTCAGAGACTGGGTTGCGGAGAACTACGGCAGCCACGCCTCGACGTTCTCGGGCGGGCCCGTGATCTCGGCCGCAGCGGGCGCGACCGTCTCGACGATGGTCGAGGAGGAGATTCCCGCCCACGCAGGCGAGGTGGGCGACTACCTCGTGAACGAGCTCGAGGCCACCCTCGGCGAAGAGGTGCGTGACGTCCGCGGCGAGGGCCTGATGATCGGCGTCGAGGTCAAGCGCGGGGCGAACCGATATTTGAAGAACCTCGCGATGAAACACCAGATCCTGGCGCTGCCGGCGGGACGCACCGTCATCAGGCTGCTCCCGCCGCTGACGATCACCGAATCGGAGGCAGATCAGGTCGTCGACGCCCTCGAAGACCTGCTGACAGAGTAA
- a CDS encoding DUF7345 domain-containing protein, translating to MTGHAARVVLVAALVVSTLSGVAVAIDDPHQSGLGSETFAQTEVDPDSVVLGIDLAENGTASWEVSYRVELTTDNETAAFESLQSDIEANTSAYLSAFRDRMERTARTAENTTGREMSIRGLSVSTSIESVQQYGTVTYRFRWTNFAAVDGETIRMGDALAGFFLESNTRLTATWPDGYDATTVSPEPDDRRDQTVTWRGPIEFGAAGPQVTASPASSGSSFPIALLAFAALLAVGMVGTIWLVFTRDLFDIADAEDTTPDSSGGADTEAIAPGSGADRADAETASENPQPDEELLSNEERVLRLLDERGGRVKQQEVASEFDWTDAKTSQVVKSLREDDEIDVFRLGRENVLVDPEESEL from the coding sequence ATGACTGGTCACGCCGCCCGCGTAGTCCTGGTTGCCGCACTCGTGGTAAGCACCCTCAGCGGCGTCGCTGTCGCGATAGACGATCCCCACCAGTCGGGTCTCGGTTCGGAGACGTTCGCCCAGACTGAAGTCGATCCCGACAGCGTCGTCCTCGGGATCGACCTCGCCGAGAACGGGACCGCCTCCTGGGAGGTCTCCTACCGGGTCGAACTCACGACCGACAACGAGACGGCCGCCTTCGAGTCGCTACAGTCCGACATCGAGGCCAACACCTCGGCGTACCTCTCTGCATTTCGTGACCGGATGGAACGCACTGCCAGGACCGCCGAGAACACCACCGGCCGCGAGATGTCGATCCGCGGACTCTCCGTCTCGACCAGTATCGAGTCGGTCCAGCAGTACGGCACCGTCACCTACCGGTTCCGGTGGACGAACTTCGCCGCCGTCGACGGCGAGACGATCCGGATGGGCGACGCACTCGCCGGCTTCTTCCTCGAATCGAACACCCGACTGACCGCTACCTGGCCCGACGGATACGACGCGACGACCGTCTCACCCGAACCGGACGACCGCCGGGATCAGACCGTCACCTGGCGCGGCCCCATCGAGTTCGGTGCTGCGGGTCCGCAGGTCACGGCCAGTCCCGCTTCCTCTGGGTCGTCGTTCCCCATAGCGCTGCTGGCGTTTGCCGCTCTCCTCGCGGTCGGGATGGTCGGGACGATCTGGCTCGTGTTCACTCGTGACCTGTTCGACATTGCGGATGCCGAGGACACGACTCCCGATTCCAGCGGCGGAGCCGACACGGAGGCGATCGCCCCCGGGTCGGGTGCCGACCGAGCCGACGCGGAGACGGCCAGCGAGAATCCACAGCCGGACGAGGAACTGCTGAGCAACGAAGAGCGCGTCCTCCGGCTGCTGGACGAGCGCGGCGGCCGCGTCAAACAGCAGGAAGTCGCCAGCGAGTTCGACTGGACCGACGCCAAGACCAGCCAGGTCGTCAAGAGTCTGCGTGAAGACGACGAGATCGACGTCTTCCGGCTGGGCCGGGAGAACGTCCTCGTCGATCCCGAGGAAAGTGAGTTATAA
- the argC gene encoding N-acetyl-gamma-glutamyl-phosphate reductase → MTYSASVVGGTGFTGGELLRLLAGHPEFEIEQATSRSKANKTVGHSHPNLRELDLRFSDPEDLESVDVLFAATPHGVSMEQIDAFQDAADTVVDLSADFRLDTEAQYDEWYDGHSRPELLEKSEYALPELNRENLEGADLIASGGCNATATIMGLLPLFEADILSGDEQVVVDVKVGSSEGGAGGGAASSHPERSGVVRPYAPTGHRHEAEIEQFLGIDVSFTVHAVDMIRGASATCHVFPDGPVSKGDLWKAYRGSYEDEPFVEMVAGGGGVYRYPEPKAIAGTNKAEVGFELDPGNKRLVVFSAIDNMMKGSAGQAVHAANVALGIEETAGLDFQGLHPVGAP, encoded by the coding sequence ATGACGTATTCCGCAAGCGTCGTCGGTGGCACGGGCTTCACGGGCGGGGAACTGCTCCGCCTGCTGGCCGGCCACCCCGAGTTCGAGATCGAACAGGCGACCAGCCGCTCGAAGGCCAACAAGACCGTGGGTCACTCCCACCCGAACCTCCGGGAGCTGGACCTCCGTTTCTCCGATCCCGAGGACCTCGAATCGGTCGACGTGCTGTTCGCGGCGACGCCCCACGGCGTCTCGATGGAGCAGATCGACGCCTTCCAGGACGCCGCCGACACCGTCGTCGACCTCTCGGCTGACTTCCGCCTCGACACGGAGGCACAGTACGACGAGTGGTACGACGGCCATAGCCGCCCCGAACTCTTGGAGAAGAGCGAGTACGCCCTGCCCGAACTCAACCGCGAGAACCTCGAAGGCGCGGACCTGATCGCCTCCGGTGGCTGCAACGCCACGGCGACGATCATGGGTCTGTTGCCGCTGTTCGAGGCCGACATCCTCTCCGGCGACGAGCAGGTCGTCGTCGACGTGAAAGTCGGCTCCTCGGAAGGTGGCGCGGGTGGCGGCGCAGCCTCCAGCCATCCCGAGCGCAGCGGCGTCGTCCGTCCCTACGCGCCGACGGGCCACCGCCACGAGGCCGAGATCGAGCAGTTCCTCGGTATCGACGTCTCCTTTACCGTGCATGCGGTCGATATGATCCGCGGCGCGAGCGCGACCTGTCACGTCTTCCCCGACGGCCCGGTGTCGAAGGGGGACCTCTGGAAAGCGTATCGCGGCTCCTACGAAGACGAGCCGTTCGTCGAGATGGTCGCGGGCGGCGGTGGCGTCTATCGCTACCCCGAGCCGAAGGCCATCGCGGGCACGAACAAGGCCGAGGTCGGCTTCGAACTCGACCCCGGAAACAAGCGCCTGGTCGTGTTCTCGGCCATCGACAACATGATGAAAGGATCGGCCGGCCAGGCCGTCCACGCCGCCAACGTCGCACTGGGAATCGAGGAGACCGCAGGTCTGGACTTCCAGGGTCTACACCCCGTGGGGGCACCATGA
- a CDS encoding acetylglutamate/acetylaminoadipate kinase, protein MTVVVKVGGARAVDPEGALADVASLTEQGEDVVVVHGGSTKVDDTLERLGIEPEYVETPSGVVGRFTDEATMEVFEMAFGHLNTQLVAGLQTQGVDAVGLNGVDGKLLYGPRKSAVRVVEDGKRKIKRGDHSGTIKQVNSDLLGSLLDDGYTPVAAPPMAGKDEDEIIPVNTDADRSAAAIAGALDATLVLLTDVEGVYEDPDDSSTLIESVETDEGWDALEAAAEGFMGRKIMAVEEALSEGAPEAVVADANADAPITSALDGSGTHVHASALADDVDDTQEVDA, encoded by the coding sequence ATGACGGTAGTCGTCAAGGTCGGCGGCGCCCGTGCGGTCGATCCCGAAGGGGCGCTGGCGGACGTCGCCAGTCTCACTGAGCAGGGCGAAGACGTGGTCGTCGTCCACGGCGGTTCCACGAAGGTCGACGACACCCTGGAACGTCTCGGTATCGAACCCGAGTACGTCGAGACGCCCAGCGGCGTCGTCGGGCGGTTCACCGACGAGGCCACGATGGAGGTCTTCGAGATGGCCTTCGGCCACCTCAACACCCAGTTGGTCGCCGGGCTACAGACCCAGGGCGTCGACGCGGTCGGACTCAACGGCGTCGACGGAAAACTGCTGTACGGCCCCCGGAAGTCGGCCGTGCGCGTCGTCGAAGACGGCAAGCGCAAGATCAAGCGCGGCGACCACTCCGGAACGATCAAGCAGGTGAATTCGGACCTGCTCGGATCGCTGCTGGATGACGGCTACACGCCCGTGGCGGCTCCCCCTATGGCTGGAAAAGACGAGGACGAGATCATTCCGGTCAACACCGACGCCGACCGCTCGGCGGCGGCCATCGCCGGCGCGCTCGACGCGACGCTGGTCTTGCTGACCGACGTCGAGGGCGTCTACGAAGATCCCGACGACTCCTCGACCCTCATCGAGAGCGTCGAGACCGACGAGGGCTGGGACGCCCTCGAAGCCGCTGCGGAGGGCTTCATGGGTCGGAAGATCATGGCCGTCGAGGAGGCCCTCTCGGAGGGGGCTCCCGAGGCAGTCGTGGCCGACGCCAACGCCGACGCGCCGATCACGTCTGCCCTCGACGGAAGCGGCACGCACGTCCACGCGAGTGCACTCGCGGACGACGTCGACGACACACAGGAGGTAGATGCATGA
- the lysX gene encoding lysine biosynthesis protein LysX has protein sequence MKIGLLYSRIRKDEKLLLNELRERDHEIEKIDVRRQQFSLSDPPSEFEGLDLVLDRCLATSRSLYATKFAEAYDVPIVNSPETAEICADKVKNSLALEEADIPTPNTEVAFTKDAALEIVEEFGYPCVLKPVVGSWGRLMAKLDTRDAAEAVLEHKETLGHYEHKIFYVQEFVDKPGRDIRVLATDGEPVAAMVRSSDHWLTNAAKGADTAEFELDDEALDLVERASEAVGGGLLGIDLMETGVDENGEPTGYTVHEVNHTVEFKALNDVTEVDVPGTVVDWLETQAQEDAT, from the coding sequence ATGAAGATCGGACTTCTCTACTCGCGCATCCGCAAGGACGAGAAGCTCCTGTTGAACGAACTCCGCGAGCGCGACCACGAGATCGAAAAGATCGACGTTCGCCGCCAGCAGTTTTCCCTCTCTGACCCGCCGAGCGAGTTCGAGGGCCTGGATCTCGTACTCGACCGGTGTCTCGCGACCTCCCGCAGTCTCTACGCCACGAAGTTCGCCGAAGCCTACGACGTGCCGATCGTCAATTCGCCCGAGACCGCTGAAATCTGTGCGGACAAGGTGAAAAACAGTCTCGCACTGGAAGAAGCGGATATCCCGACGCCAAACACGGAAGTCGCCTTTACGAAGGACGCCGCCCTCGAGATCGTCGAGGAGTTCGGCTATCCCTGCGTCCTCAAGCCCGTCGTGGGTTCCTGGGGCCGCCTGATGGCCAAACTCGATACCCGGGATGCGGCCGAAGCCGTCCTCGAACACAAGGAGACGCTGGGTCACTACGAGCACAAGATCTTCTACGTCCAGGAGTTCGTCGACAAGCCCGGCCGCGACATCCGCGTGCTGGCGACCGACGGCGAACCCGTCGCCGCGATGGTCCGTTCCTCCGATCACTGGCTGACCAACGCCGCGAAGGGTGCCGACACCGCCGAGTTCGAACTGGACGACGAGGCGCTCGACCTGGTCGAACGCGCCTCGGAAGCAGTTGGTGGGGGGCTTCTCGGTATCGATCTCATGGAAACTGGCGTCGACGAGAACGGTGAGCCGACCGGCTACACCGTCCACGAGGTCAACCACACGGTGGAATTCAAAGCCCTCAACGACGTGACCGAGGTCGACGTCCCGGGGACTGTCGTCGACTGGCTCGAGACGCAGGCACAGGAGGACGCAACATGA
- the argH gene encoding argininosuccinate lyase: MAEEPSEGERRESSDETVVRRDRFSGGPARGFLSSLSDDERIFAADLAVDRAHVVMLAEQGIIEDDVTGEILAALDEIEADGHDALTDGEDVHEAVESAVIERVGPAGGKMHTARSRNDEVAACIRYRMRADLLATIATVIEARQRFVEMALETRGIVMPGYTHLQPAQPTTVGHWIASYEQALQRDTSRLLDAYGRVNQNPLGSAAFAGTPFDVDRERTAELLGFAGVAENSMDASATRDFLVEVTAALANLATTLSGLAEDVIVMASKGHVELADEYSSTSSIMPQKKNPDTLELVRGRSGDATAGLNGLLTNLKGQPRAYNRDLQRAGRHAWDAIDSVTESVEVAAGAVTTAEWPVETLRDAAGEGFSTATGVADLLAMAGMPFRTAHEVVAEAAETLGPEENAPDYETLDAVCADIVGEPLSQFVDREAVEDALDPVQSVAMRDSRGGPAPEAVTEALDTAQQRLDEDGTALAERQDALAAAAAELDSEVESYV; encoded by the coding sequence ATGGCAGAGGAACCCAGCGAGGGCGAACGTCGTGAGTCCTCGGACGAAACAGTAGTCCGCCGGGACCGCTTCAGCGGCGGTCCCGCCCGCGGGTTCCTCTCTTCTCTTTCGGACGACGAGCGCATCTTCGCGGCCGATCTGGCCGTCGACCGCGCTCACGTCGTGATGCTCGCAGAGCAGGGTATCATCGAAGACGACGTAACGGGCGAGATTCTGGCGGCGCTCGACGAGATCGAGGCCGACGGCCACGACGCGCTCACTGACGGCGAGGACGTCCACGAGGCCGTCGAGTCGGCGGTCATCGAGCGCGTCGGACCAGCCGGTGGCAAGATGCACACGGCCCGCTCGCGCAACGACGAGGTCGCGGCCTGCATCCGCTATCGCATGCGCGCGGACCTGCTGGCGACGATCGCGACCGTGATCGAGGCCCGCCAGCGCTTCGTCGAGATGGCCCTGGAGACGCGTGGCATCGTGATGCCCGGCTACACCCACCTCCAGCCGGCCCAGCCGACGACGGTCGGCCACTGGATCGCCTCCTACGAGCAGGCACTCCAGCGCGATACCAGCCGCCTACTCGACGCCTACGGTCGCGTGAACCAGAACCCGCTCGGATCGGCGGCGTTCGCGGGGACGCCGTTCGACGTCGACCGCGAGCGTACCGCGGAACTGCTCGGGTTCGCCGGGGTGGCCGAGAACTCCATGGACGCCTCGGCGACGCGTGACTTCCTCGTCGAGGTCACCGCAGCGCTCGCCAACCTGGCGACCACGCTGTCGGGACTCGCCGAGGACGTCATCGTCATGGCCAGCAAGGGCCACGTCGAGTTGGCCGACGAGTACTCCTCGACGTCATCGATCATGCCCCAGAAAAAAAATCCCGACACGCTGGAACTGGTCCGTGGACGTTCCGGCGACGCCACCGCCGGATTGAACGGCTTGCTGACCAATCTGAAGGGCCAGCCCCGCGCGTACAACCGTGATCTGCAGCGGGCGGGTCGTCACGCCTGGGACGCCATCGACAGCGTCACCGAGAGCGTCGAAGTCGCTGCCGGGGCGGTTACGACGGCCGAGTGGCCAGTCGAGACGCTCCGAGATGCCGCTGGCGAAGGATTCTCGACGGCGACAGGGGTAGCGGATCTGCTGGCGATGGCGGGGATGCCGTTCCGGACGGCCCACGAAGTCGTTGCAGAAGCGGCCGAGACGCTCGGCCCGGAGGAGAACGCTCCCGACTACGAGACGCTGGATGCGGTCTGTGCGGACATCGTCGGAGAGCCACTCTCGCAGTTCGTCGACCGTGAGGCCGTCGAAGACGCGCTCGATCCCGTACAGTCCGTCGCGATGCGCGACTCCCGTGGCGGGCCGGCCCCCGAGGCAGTCACCGAAGCGCTCGACACCGCCCAGCAACGCCTGGACGAGGACGGTACCGCGCTGGCCGAACGCCAGGACGCACTCGCGGCCGCCGCTGCCGAACTCGACTCGGAGGTCGAATCCTATGTCTGA
- a CDS encoding DUF7554 family protein — translation MALDAEDVLKIVLVLVVIWLALEIVGEVLGILAWVLGPFRPLLGLIVAVLIVLWLLDRI, via the coding sequence ATGGCCCTCGACGCAGAAGACGTCCTGAAGATCGTCCTCGTCCTCGTGGTGATCTGGCTCGCCCTCGAAATCGTCGGTGAAGTTCTCGGTATTCTCGCCTGGGTCCTCGGCCCGTTCCGGCCACTGCTGGGACTGATCGTCGCCGTCCTGATCGTGCTGTGGCTGCTCGATCGGATCTGA
- a CDS encoding metal-dependent transcriptional regulator — protein sequence MSDESRYLLALYREERARSPPLPPGRIAERLDRSPAAVTEMLQRMADRGLLTYEPYEGATLTPTGRARAGEYYETYVVLVQFFEEVLELDDTEAEAHQFVGVLSKTVTDRLATTLLDTEDFAERPHSRRQQSETT from the coding sequence ATGAGCGACGAGTCTCGCTATCTCCTCGCGCTCTACCGCGAGGAACGAGCGCGGTCGCCGCCGCTGCCTCCGGGCCGGATCGCGGAGCGGTTAGACCGCTCGCCAGCGGCGGTCACGGAGATGCTCCAGCGGATGGCTGACCGGGGACTGCTCACCTACGAGCCCTACGAAGGCGCGACGCTCACACCTACTGGCCGGGCGCGCGCTGGCGAGTACTACGAAACCTACGTGGTCCTGGTCCAGTTTTTCGAAGAGGTACTGGAACTAGACGACACCGAGGCCGAGGCACACCAATTCGTGGGCGTCCTCAGCAAGACCGTCACCGATCGGCTTGCGACGACCCTCCTCGACACGGAGGACTTCGCCGAGCGACCGCACTCGAGACGCCAACAGTCGGAGACGACCTGA
- the argF gene encoding ornithine carbamoyltransferase yields MVRHLLDVDDLTPAELETVLDRAADIKAAQAAGHGDEPFDNQTLGMIFEKPSTRTRVSFETGMTQLGGHAIFLGPDDIHLGSGEPVKDTARALSRYVDVVMARLFDHDDAEELAEYATVPFVNGLTDDAHPCQTLADLLTIREHFGGFEEVRVAWVGDGNNVAQSFVLGAAMVGLDLTVATPEGYEIDDEVLARADAVGEAPATTHDPEAAVEDADVVYTDVFVSMGQEDRREEKLAEFEGFQVTTDLIGDRKLMHCLPAHRGEEVTDESIESENAIVWDQAENRLHAQKGLLVWMSEQE; encoded by the coding sequence ATGGTACGCCACCTGCTCGACGTCGACGACCTCACGCCAGCCGAACTCGAAACCGTGCTCGACCGCGCGGCCGACATCAAAGCCGCTCAGGCGGCCGGGCACGGCGACGAACCGTTCGATAACCAGACCCTCGGGATGATCTTCGAGAAGCCCAGTACACGCACGCGGGTTTCCTTCGAGACCGGCATGACCCAGCTCGGCGGCCACGCTATCTTCCTGGGGCCCGACGACATCCACCTCGGGAGCGGCGAGCCGGTCAAAGACACCGCCCGCGCGCTCTCGCGGTACGTCGACGTCGTCATGGCCAGGCTGTTCGATCACGACGACGCCGAGGAACTGGCCGAGTACGCCACTGTGCCGTTCGTCAACGGTCTCACCGACGACGCCCATCCCTGCCAGACGCTTGCGGATCTACTGACCATCCGCGAGCACTTCGGCGGGTTCGAGGAGGTGCGTGTGGCGTGGGTCGGCGACGGCAACAACGTCGCCCAGTCGTTCGTCCTCGGCGCGGCGATGGTCGGGCTGGATCTCACTGTGGCGACGCCCGAGGGCTACGAGATAGACGACGAGGTGCTGGCCCGAGCCGACGCGGTTGGTGAGGCTCCAGCGACGACCCACGACCCGGAAGCAGCGGTCGAGGACGCCGACGTCGTCTATACCGACGTGTTCGTCAGCATGGGCCAGGAGGACCGCCGCGAGGAGAAACTCGCGGAGTTCGAGGGGTTCCAGGTGACGACCGACCTGATCGGCGACCGCAAACTGATGCACTGCCTGCCGGCCCACCGCGGCGAGGAAGTCACCGACGAGTCCATCGAGAGCGAGAACGCGATCGTGTGGGACCAGGCGGAGAACCGGCTCCACGCCCAGAAGGGGCTGCTGGTGTGGATGAGCGAGCAGGAGTGA
- the lysW gene encoding lysine biosynthesis protein LysW encodes MTDCVECGAEVSLHENLEVGEIVDCSTCGAELEVVGIDPVELDTAPELQEDWGE; translated from the coding sequence ATGACAGACTGCGTCGAGTGCGGGGCCGAGGTGTCCTTGCACGAGAACCTCGAAGTGGGAGAGATCGTCGATTGTTCGACCTGCGGTGCCGAACTGGAGGTCGTCGGGATCGATCCCGTCGAACTCGACACGGCACCCGAACTGCAAGAGGACTGGGGTGAGTGA
- a CDS encoding argininosuccinate synthase, with product MPGEHSGTVALAFSGGLDTTVCVSLLKEEYGFDEVIGVTVDVGQPDYEFEEAEETAEALDVEQFVVDAREDFADLCLRAVKANADYQGYPLGTALARPVIAKSILEVAEEQGCSAVAHGCTGKGNDQLRFEAIWRDSELDVIAPVRELGLTREWENEYAKEQGLPVEGGDGGRYSIDTNLWSRSIEGSELEDPSTIPEDDIYKWTENPSGKEAELVEIEFEDGVPVALEGEDLGAVELIEQLNSQAGSHGVGRTDMMEDRMLGLKVRENYEHPAATVLLTAHEALEGLVLTQEERAFKEQIDQQWSEKGYQGLIDAPIVDALEGFIDETQTRVNGTVTVKLEGGHCRPVSRESDYAVYSESAASFDESDVTGGITQQDATGVAKYHGFQSRLAKKVTEDLKAKQAATDGGQEE from the coding sequence ATGCCAGGTGAACACTCAGGAACCGTCGCGCTCGCCTTCTCGGGCGGGCTCGACACCACAGTCTGCGTATCGCTACTGAAAGAAGAGTACGGCTTCGACGAGGTCATCGGCGTCACCGTCGACGTCGGCCAGCCCGACTACGAGTTCGAAGAGGCCGAAGAGACCGCCGAGGCCCTCGACGTCGAGCAGTTCGTCGTCGACGCCCGCGAGGACTTCGCCGACCTCTGCCTCCGCGCCGTCAAGGCCAACGCCGACTACCAGGGCTACCCGCTCGGGACCGCCCTCGCACGCCCGGTCATCGCCAAGTCGATCCTCGAAGTCGCCGAGGAGCAGGGCTGCTCGGCGGTCGCCCACGGCTGCACGGGGAAAGGCAACGACCAGCTTCGCTTCGAGGCGATCTGGCGCGACTCCGAGCTGGACGTCATCGCACCCGTGCGCGAACTCGGTCTCACCCGCGAGTGGGAGAACGAGTACGCCAAAGAGCAGGGCCTCCCAGTCGAAGGCGGCGACGGTGGTCGCTACTCCATCGACACGAACCTCTGGAGTCGCTCCATCGAGGGCTCGGAACTCGAAGATCCGAGTACGATCCCCGAGGACGACATCTACAAGTGGACCGAGAACCCCTCCGGCAAAGAGGCAGAGCTCGTCGAGATCGAGTTCGAGGACGGCGTTCCGGTCGCACTGGAGGGCGAGGATCTGGGCGCGGTCGAACTCATCGAACAGCTCAATTCCCAGGCCGGGTCCCACGGCGTCGGCCGTACGGACATGATGGAAGACCGCATGCTCGGACTCAAGGTGCGCGAGAACTACGAGCATCCCGCCGCCACCGTTCTCCTCACCGCACACGAAGCACTCGAAGGGCTCGTCCTGACTCAGGAAGAGCGCGCGTTCAAAGAGCAGATCGACCAGCAGTGGTCCGAGAAGGGCTACCAGGGCCTGATCGACGCGCCAATCGTCGACGCCCTGGAAGGGTTCATCGACGAGACCCAGACTCGCGTGAACGGCACCGTCACCGTCAAACTCGAAGGCGGGCACTGTCGTCCGGTCTCGCGCGAGTCCGACTACGCCGTCTACAGTGAATCGGCGGCCTCCTTCGACGAGTCGGACGTCACGGGCGGGATCACCCAGCAGGACGCCACCGGCGTCGCGAAGTACCACGGCTTCCAGTCCCGCCTCGCCAAGAAGGTCACCGAGGACCTGAAGGCCAAGCAGGCGGCGACCGACGGCGGCCAGGAGGAGTGA